In the Kaistella sp. 97-N-M2 genome, one interval contains:
- a CDS encoding fumarate reductase/succinate dehydrogenase flavoprotein subunit has protein sequence MNKLDSKIPSGPVADKWTNHKNHMNLVAPNNRDKIDIIVVGTGLAGGSAAATLAEQGYNVKAFCYQDSPRRAHSIAAQGGINAAKNYQGDGDSTYRLFYDTIKGGDYRSREANVYRLAEVSASIIDQCVAQGVPFGRDYGGQLDNRSFGGVQVKRTFYAKGQTGQQLLLGAYSAMSRQIGKGRIKMFNRHEMLDLVIVDGKARGIIARNLVTGEIERHSAHAVVIASGGYGNVYFLSTNAMGSNVSAAWKIHKRGAYFANPCYVQIHPTCIPVHGTQQSKLTLMSESLRNSGRIWVPKNIEDAEAIRAGKLRPESIAPENRDYYLERRYPAFGNLVPRDVASRAAKERCDAGYGIENNDTKEGVFLDFSTEVIKKGREAALEQNIHNPTEQQISDLGKAWIEEKYGNLFVMYEKITGENPYVTPMKIYPAVHYTMGGVWVDYNLQSTIPGCFVIGEANFSDHGANRLGASALMQGLADGYFVLPYTIADYLSNDIRTGAIPTNTADFNKAEQEVKDKINFFMTNNGTHSVDHFHKRLGHIMWNKVGMGRTPEGLKEAIQEIEEVRNDFWKNVKVIGDPNSMNPELEKAFRVADFLELGQLMAIDALNREESCGGHFRWDHATPEGEAERDDENYKFVSSWEYQGPDIKQEVLHKEDLIYENIEVKTRSYK, from the coding sequence ATGAACAAATTAGATTCAAAAATTCCATCCGGCCCGGTCGCGGATAAATGGACCAATCATAAAAACCACATGAATCTTGTTGCGCCAAATAACCGTGACAAAATTGACATTATTGTAGTTGGAACCGGGTTGGCAGGTGGTTCGGCCGCCGCAACTTTGGCAGAACAGGGATATAATGTAAAGGCGTTTTGCTATCAGGATTCCCCAAGAAGAGCGCATTCAATTGCTGCACAAGGTGGTATTAACGCCGCAAAAAATTATCAGGGAGACGGAGATTCAACCTACCGGTTGTTTTATGATACCATAAAAGGTGGCGATTACCGCTCCCGGGAAGCAAACGTGTACAGACTTGCAGAAGTTTCTGCCTCCATTATCGACCAGTGTGTGGCACAAGGTGTTCCCTTTGGCAGAGATTATGGCGGCCAGTTAGATAACCGTTCTTTCGGTGGTGTTCAGGTAAAAAGAACGTTTTACGCGAAAGGTCAAACCGGACAGCAGCTTTTATTGGGAGCTTATTCCGCAATGAGCCGACAAATCGGAAAGGGCAGAATTAAAATGTTTAACCGTCACGAAATGCTAGATTTAGTAATCGTGGATGGTAAAGCCAGGGGAATTATCGCTAGAAATTTGGTAACCGGCGAAATTGAAAGACATTCTGCACACGCGGTGGTTATTGCTTCCGGGGGTTACGGAAATGTTTATTTTCTGTCCACAAACGCGATGGGTTCCAACGTTTCTGCCGCTTGGAAAATTCATAAAAGAGGCGCGTATTTCGCAAATCCTTGTTACGTTCAAATCCACCCAACCTGTATTCCGGTGCACGGAACACAGCAGTCGAAACTGACGTTGATGTCGGAATCGCTGAGAAATTCCGGGAGAATTTGGGTTCCCAAAAATATTGAAGATGCAGAAGCAATTCGAGCCGGAAAATTAAGACCGGAAAGCATTGCCCCTGAAAACCGCGATTATTATCTGGAAAGAAGATATCCTGCTTTTGGAAATTTGGTCCCGCGTGACGTGGCTTCCAGAGCGGCGAAAGAAAGATGCGACGCTGGGTACGGCATCGAAAATAACGATACGAAAGAAGGTGTTTTCTTAGATTTCTCTACGGAAGTCATTAAAAAAGGAAGAGAAGCCGCCTTGGAACAGAATATTCACAACCCGACCGAGCAGCAGATCAGCGATCTTGGTAAAGCCTGGATTGAGGAAAAATACGGAAACCTTTTCGTGATGTATGAAAAGATTACAGGAGAAAATCCCTACGTAACGCCAATGAAAATATACCCTGCAGTTCATTACACGATGGGCGGTGTTTGGGTCGATTATAATTTACAGTCCACCATTCCGGGATGTTTCGTGATTGGTGAAGCTAATTTCTCCGACCACGGTGCGAACAGATTGGGCGCGTCCGCTTTGATGCAAGGTTTGGCAGATGGTTATTTCGTCCTTCCGTACACGATTGCAGATTATCTTTCTAATGACATCCGAACCGGCGCAATACCAACGAACACCGCCGATTTCAATAAAGCAGAACAGGAAGTTAAGGATAAAATAAATTTCTTTATGACCAATAACGGAACGCATTCGGTCGACCATTTCCATAAACGATTAGGACACATTATGTGGAATAAAGTAGGCATGGGAAGAACGCCCGAAGGTTTGAAAGAAGCGATCCAGGAAATTGAAGAGGTTCGAAATGATTTCTGGAAAAACGTAAAAGTGATTGGCGACCCTAACAGCATGAATCCCGAACTGGAAAAAGCCTTCAGGGTCGCAGACTTTTTAGAATTAGGACAGTTAATGGCAATTGATGCGTTGAACAGAGAAGAATCCTGTGGAGGCCACTTCCGTTGGGATCACGCAACTCCGGAAGGCGAAGCAGAAAGAGACGACGAAAATTACAAATTCGTGTCTTCCTGGGAATATCAAGGTCCGGACATCAAGCAGGAAGTGCTGCATAAAGAAGATTTGATTTATGAGAACATCGAAGTTAAAACAAGAAGTTATAAATAA
- a CDS encoding succinate dehydrogenase/fumarate reductase iron-sulfur subunit, producing the protein MSTQKGLNLTLKIWRQKNNKTKGQFETYKISDVSTASSFLEMLDMLNENLINEGKEAIAFDHDCREGICGMCSLYINGRPHGPDTGITTCQLHMRMFKDGETIHIEPWRSAAFPVIKDLVVDRSSFDRIMAAGGFISVNTSGHTTDANSILVPKEEADKAMDAAACIACGACVATCKNGSAMLFVGAKVSQYALLPQGKVEAKRRVLNMVKAMDEEGFGNCSNTGACEVECPKGITLEVIARMNREYAVASLDKE; encoded by the coding sequence ATGAGTACACAAAAAGGATTAAACCTGACTCTTAAAATTTGGAGACAGAAAAACAATAAAACGAAAGGTCAGTTCGAAACCTACAAAATATCCGATGTTTCTACGGCATCTTCATTTCTCGAAATGCTGGACATGCTGAACGAAAATCTGATTAATGAAGGAAAAGAAGCAATCGCATTCGACCACGACTGCAGAGAAGGAATTTGTGGAATGTGTTCCCTTTACATCAACGGGCGACCCCATGGTCCCGATACCGGAATTACAACGTGCCAGCTTCACATGAGAATGTTTAAAGATGGCGAAACTATTCATATCGAACCCTGGAGAAGCGCAGCTTTTCCCGTCATCAAAGATTTGGTGGTCGACAGAAGTTCCTTTGACCGGATTATGGCTGCAGGCGGATTTATCTCGGTAAACACGTCCGGGCATACCACGGATGCGAATTCCATTTTAGTGCCGAAAGAAGAGGCAGACAAAGCCATGGATGCAGCAGCTTGTATCGCCTGTGGAGCTTGCGTTGCAACGTGTAAAAACGGCTCTGCCATGTTGTTTGTGGGGGCTAAAGTTTCTCAGTATGCTTTACTGCCGCAAGGTAAGGTAGAAGCAAAACGCAGAGTGCTGAATATGGTGAAAGCCATGGATGAGGAAGGCTTTGGAAACTGCTCCAATACCGGCGCCTGCGAAGTGGAGTGTCCAAAAGGAATTACCCTCGAGGTAATCGCCAGAATGAACCGGGAATACGCGGTGGCCTCTTTGGATAAAGAATAA
- a CDS encoding TlpA disulfide reductase family protein, with protein MKNYLLMLFVAIATMSCSKKVEVKGNFAGGSPLERIEFVEASGVATLPLANIGVDSKGSFSGSFEVPKDGMYIMSYAGKTAMIYLKGGQDLNISGQAANFPNQFTITGDAKNNNDFLLEVQKFIQTYAAKINVGELVTKDEAAFLKEANKIKNDIEKNIDIAAKKTSADKDAVQWKKDELRASVLGLMNQYEINHPQATQNPNYKPSKAFTEAVAKLDSDSDRMLKTQPIYRNYLLGKLSPEIQTFGTTNSKGDSELSSSMFSRFLDTKKDMPQLRKDYLLAYVLSSDITPGMTPENSATVTKIINEKIKDGDIKKELERIQFVITGPKIGEAVPTSKLIKQDGSDFKLGDVKGKPTLVMFYASWNPYIAEGTVPVLREVVNFYKSKMDFTFVNLDDTKEQFAKTSNAMLKGIPGNNVYGEGGLNSQIAKDLGLYGFKLPSFVVLDKDGKIASRFFSNLGDEEIITVLDKVSGLKAPTAQPDVQLQNDLMAPQNQMPQPAPTK; from the coding sequence ATGAAAAATTATTTGTTGATGCTTTTCGTTGCTATTGCAACGATGTCATGTTCAAAAAAAGTAGAAGTAAAAGGTAATTTCGCCGGGGGTTCGCCGCTGGAAAGAATCGAGTTTGTAGAAGCTTCAGGAGTTGCCACTTTACCTTTAGCCAATATAGGTGTAGACAGCAAAGGAAGTTTTTCCGGAAGTTTCGAAGTCCCAAAAGACGGAATGTATATTATGTCTTACGCCGGCAAAACAGCCATGATTTATTTGAAAGGCGGTCAGGATTTAAATATTTCCGGGCAGGCTGCTAATTTCCCGAATCAGTTTACCATTACGGGTGATGCCAAAAATAACAACGATTTCTTGTTGGAAGTTCAAAAGTTTATTCAAACCTACGCGGCAAAAATTAATGTTGGCGAATTGGTTACAAAAGACGAAGCTGCTTTTTTGAAAGAAGCCAACAAAATTAAAAACGACATCGAAAAAAACATCGATATTGCAGCCAAGAAAACCTCTGCCGATAAAGATGCCGTACAATGGAAGAAGGATGAACTTCGCGCAAGTGTTTTAGGTTTAATGAACCAATACGAGATTAATCATCCACAGGCCACCCAAAATCCCAATTACAAACCTTCAAAAGCATTTACCGAGGCAGTGGCAAAACTCGACAGCGATTCCGACAGAATGTTAAAAACGCAGCCGATCTACCGTAATTATCTTTTAGGTAAATTAAGCCCGGAAATTCAAACTTTTGGCACCACAAATTCAAAAGGAGATTCTGAATTGTCTTCTTCAATGTTTTCGAGATTTTTGGATACGAAAAAAGACATGCCGCAATTGAGGAAAGATTATTTGTTGGCGTACGTCTTAAGCAGCGATATTACGCCTGGCATGACGCCGGAAAATTCAGCAACGGTGACCAAAATCATCAACGAGAAGATTAAAGACGGTGATATTAAAAAAGAGCTGGAGCGTATTCAGTTTGTGATTACCGGCCCGAAAATCGGCGAAGCCGTACCAACTTCAAAACTCATTAAGCAGGATGGCAGCGATTTTAAATTGGGCGACGTAAAAGGAAAACCAACCTTGGTGATGTTTTACGCCTCCTGGAATCCTTACATTGCAGAAGGAACTGTTCCGGTATTGCGGGAAGTTGTTAATTTCTATAAGTCGAAAATGGATTTTACTTTCGTAAATCTAGACGATACCAAAGAACAGTTTGCGAAAACAAGTAACGCCATGCTGAAAGGAATTCCCGGCAATAATGTTTACGGCGAAGGCGGCTTAAATTCTCAAATTGCGAAAGACCTGGGACTTTACGGTTTCAAACTCCCTTCTTTTGTGGTGTTGGATAAAGACGGAAAAATTGCAAGCCGTTTTTTCTCCAACTTAGGGGATGAAGAAATTATTACCGTTCTGGATAAAGTTTCCGGCCTGAAAGCGCCAACCGCGCAACCCGATGTGCAATTGCAAAACGATCTTATGGCGCCGCAAAATCAAATGCCGCAACCTGCTCCAACAAAGTAG
- the lpxB gene encoding lipid-A-disaccharide synthase, with protein sequence MKYYIIAGEASGDLHASNLMKSILKKDPAAEFRFWGGDLMTQVAGYPPVKHYRDLAFMGFLEVAKNITTILKNIKFCKNDIQQYQPDVLILVDYPGFNLRIAEFAKGLGIKIVYYISPQLWAWKEGRVEKIRKFVDEMLVILPFEKDFYKKHEVEAHFVGHPLLDAISEVKPIDVENFKEENQLNEKEIIALLPGSREQEVTKMLELMLSVRPYFKEYQFVIAGAPSLPKEFYENFVDENVHFVSNRTYDLLRCSKAALVTSGTATLETALLNIPEVVCYRSSRISYEIGKRVVKNIKYISLVNLIMDREIVTELIQSELTTKNLLKELERILKGTSREKMLYDFELLREKLGGEGASDHAADIILKG encoded by the coding sequence GTGAAATACTATATCATCGCAGGAGAAGCCTCGGGAGATTTGCATGCTTCCAATTTAATGAAGTCGATTTTGAAGAAGGATCCTGCCGCAGAATTTCGGTTTTGGGGCGGAGATTTAATGACGCAAGTTGCGGGATATCCACCTGTAAAACATTACAGAGATCTTGCTTTCATGGGGTTTTTGGAAGTAGCGAAAAACATCACCACGATCCTGAAAAATATTAAATTTTGTAAAAATGATATTCAGCAATACCAACCCGATGTTTTAATTTTAGTCGATTATCCGGGCTTTAATTTGCGGATTGCGGAATTTGCAAAAGGTTTGGGCATCAAAATCGTCTATTACATTTCGCCGCAATTGTGGGCGTGGAAGGAAGGCCGCGTCGAAAAGATTCGCAAGTTTGTGGATGAAATGCTCGTGATTCTTCCTTTTGAAAAAGATTTTTACAAAAAACACGAAGTTGAGGCACACTTTGTGGGCCATCCTTTGCTGGACGCTATTTCTGAGGTAAAGCCAATCGATGTCGAAAATTTTAAAGAAGAAAATCAACTCAACGAAAAAGAAATTATCGCATTATTGCCGGGTTCACGCGAACAGGAAGTCACGAAAATGCTGGAATTGATGCTTTCCGTTCGGCCTTATTTTAAAGAATATCAGTTTGTAATTGCCGGTGCGCCAAGTTTGCCGAAAGAATTTTACGAGAACTTTGTGGACGAAAATGTACATTTCGTTTCAAACAGAACCTATGACCTGCTTCGCTGTTCGAAAGCAGCCTTGGTTACGTCGGGCACGGCAACTTTAGAAACCGCTTTGCTTAACATTCCGGAAGTCGTCTGTTACCGCAGCAGCCGGATTTCCTACGAAATTGGAAAGCGTGTGGTGAAAAATATTAAATATATTTCTTTGGTCAATTTAATTATGGACCGCGAGATTGTGACGGAACTGATTCAAAGCGAATTAACAACGAAAAATCTATTAAAAGAACTGGAGCGAATACTAAAAGGAACTTCCAGAGAAAAAATGTTATACGATTTTGAGTTGCTGCGCGAAAAACTGGGCGGAGAGGGCGCAAGCGATCATGCCGCGGATATTATTTTGAAAGGGTGA
- a CDS encoding ComEC/Rec2 family competence protein yields MKTPLHKQPLLILCVCFILGIFFQDFFLLKLNAIYILLILSFLTLIIFLFNGFYFYRLRPISLFLLFFSLGIFAHRLNSEKPKLPNLAGKENILFKITKKLNSNEKNRRYEINAWKGNEMFKSVLSLPKSDVELDYLHYYKGAVYINKIEKPYSDFQFDYGKYLARKKIYFQSYLPNSFETGERNDLSFSEKIRQKRLETLHKIDLAKLSKPAREFTKGIILADRTEMDRDVVQDFSKSGLVHILAISGSHMAIIFWLILKVLNPLFPPRFRNGKIIISLLLIWTFAVFIDYGSSVMRSCIMISAYYIFTLLQRKSDLLHSMAVAAFVILIADTNQLFDVGFQLSFLAVFGIFWFNQPLLKYLPKPKNTFQEKLFSIISISISAQLATFPLVIYYFHQYSFISIIANLVVIPFSEFLIIFSLLMTFLIGFSLQFPLLNLLFDAAVTYTLKVIHFFAEVDFAFYKMIRMTLLEVVVAFIILYFVRFTLVKLNLKNMLRATYFVLIFIALRFLLNFKAAEMKEVLEHQYYKEKIISVKSGSKVQFMMKENADQLKIQKYIIEPYLTSRRARDFVVLKIPNTTSKININGKIYDMNH; encoded by the coding sequence GTGAAAACACCGTTGCATAAACAACCTTTACTCATTCTCTGCGTCTGTTTTATTCTGGGAATTTTCTTTCAGGATTTTTTTCTTTTGAAACTGAATGCAATCTATATTTTACTGATTTTAAGTTTTCTTACCTTAATCATCTTTCTTTTTAATGGCTTTTATTTTTACCGTTTAAGGCCCATTTCTCTTTTCCTTTTATTTTTCTCTCTGGGGATTTTTGCGCATCGCTTAAATTCTGAAAAACCGAAGCTTCCCAATTTGGCAGGAAAGGAAAATATTCTTTTTAAAATCACAAAAAAACTCAATTCAAACGAGAAAAACCGTCGCTACGAAATCAACGCGTGGAAGGGAAATGAAATGTTTAAAAGTGTTCTGTCCCTGCCAAAATCCGATGTAGAACTGGATTATCTTCATTACTATAAAGGCGCGGTTTACATCAATAAAATAGAAAAACCATACAGCGATTTTCAGTTTGATTATGGGAAGTATCTGGCGCGAAAGAAGATTTACTTTCAAAGTTACTTACCCAATTCTTTTGAAACCGGCGAAAGAAATGATCTGTCGTTTTCGGAAAAAATTCGCCAGAAAAGACTCGAAACTTTGCACAAAATCGATCTGGCAAAACTGTCGAAGCCCGCGCGCGAATTCACGAAAGGAATCATCCTCGCCGACCGCACAGAAATGGACAGAGATGTGGTGCAGGATTTCAGCAAATCCGGTCTGGTGCATATTTTAGCGATTTCCGGGTCGCACATGGCGATCATTTTCTGGCTTATTTTAAAAGTTTTGAATCCTCTTTTTCCGCCAAGATTCCGAAACGGGAAGATCATTATTTCTCTGCTTTTAATTTGGACTTTCGCTGTGTTCATCGATTACGGAAGTTCGGTGATGCGAAGCTGCATTATGATTTCAGCGTACTATATTTTTACATTGCTCCAGCGCAAAAGCGATCTCCTGCATTCCATGGCAGTTGCGGCGTTCGTAATTTTAATTGCGGATACGAACCAGCTTTTCGATGTGGGATTTCAGTTAAGTTTTCTGGCAGTGTTCGGCATTTTTTGGTTTAATCAGCCTCTGTTGAAATATCTGCCAAAACCGAAAAACACTTTTCAGGAGAAGCTGTTTAGTATCATCTCAATCAGCATTTCGGCGCAGCTCGCCACTTTTCCCCTCGTAATTTATTACTTTCATCAGTATTCTTTTATTTCGATTATCGCGAACCTCGTCGTTATTCCTTTTTCTGAATTTCTGATTATTTTTTCTTTACTGATGACGTTCCTGATCGGCTTTTCTTTGCAATTTCCTTTGTTGAATCTACTGTTTGACGCCGCAGTAACGTACACGTTAAAGGTGATTCACTTTTTTGCGGAAGTCGATTTCGCTTTTTATAAAATGATTCGCATGACGCTTCTGGAAGTGGTGGTGGCGTTTATTATTCTGTATTTTGTGAGGTTTACCCTCGTAAAATTGAATTTAAAAAATATGCTGCGCGCAACCTATTTTGTCTTGATTTTTATTGCACTGCGTTTTCTTTTAAATTTTAAAGCGGCTGAAATGAAGGAAGTTTTAGAACATCAATATTATAAGGAAAAAATTATTTCCGTGAAAAGCGGATCGAAAGTTCAGTTCATGATGAAGGAAAATGCTGATCAGTTGAAAATTCAGAAATATATAATCGAGCCTTACCTTACGTCGAGAAGAGCACGTGATTTTGTGGTCTTAAAGATCCCGAACACCACCAGCAAAATCAACATTAACGGAAAAATTTACGATATGAATCATTAA
- a CDS encoding DUF2480 family protein, which produces MSDLDIKNKVAESGLVNFDLSQLLPKGKRVGIDLKDFLFEGLILKEKDFREKVAALNAADYADAYLYIYNSADAIVPLWAYFLLTAKLTETAKKIVYGNREDLEVLLMHNAVQTYDFTAMTGKRVLVKGCSDESIPENAYIELVEHLKPLVKSLMFGEACSNVPIFKN; this is translated from the coding sequence ATGTCCGATTTAGATATTAAAAACAAAGTAGCGGAAAGCGGTCTCGTCAATTTCGATCTCAGCCAGCTTCTGCCGAAAGGAAAACGTGTGGGAATCGACTTAAAAGATTTTCTTTTTGAGGGATTGATCCTTAAAGAAAAAGATTTTCGGGAAAAAGTCGCTGCCCTCAATGCAGCGGATTACGCCGATGCCTACCTTTATATTTACAACTCCGCGGATGCGATTGTGCCTTTGTGGGCATACTTCCTTCTTACCGCAAAACTGACGGAAACCGCAAAGAAAATCGTGTACGGAAACCGCGAAGATCTCGAAGTTTTGCTTATGCACAACGCCGTTCAAACCTACGATTTTACAGCAATGACGGGAAAGAGGGTTTTGGTTAAAGGCTGCTCCGATGAGAGTATTCCGGAAAACGCCTACATCGAGTTGGTAGAACACCTGAAACCGCTCGTAAAATCGCTGATGTTTGGAGAAGCCTGTTCAAATGTGCCGATTTTTAAAAATTAA
- a CDS encoding DUF937 domain-containing protein, translated as MSLIDLITGNAGNEVATQAENKFGISKNQIIALLAVAAPLVISYLRKKSQEDPNEAEALNSALDKDHDGSILDNPSQVEARQQEGGSILDHVFGGEKSTVENQLSQKTGISMDKIGPILGMLAPIIMGYIGKQKQSNGVTSGGGLGDLLGGILGGAQSQAQAEPSNPLNDILGSVLGGGSQANTGGNPLNDLLGGMLGGGSQQQQQGGLGGLLGNILGGGR; from the coding sequence ATGAGTTTAATCGATTTAATAACCGGAAACGCCGGCAACGAAGTGGCTACACAGGCAGAAAACAAATTTGGCATCAGCAAAAACCAAATCATCGCGCTTTTGGCCGTGGCGGCGCCTTTGGTAATTTCCTATTTAAGAAAAAAATCGCAGGAAGATCCCAATGAGGCAGAAGCCCTGAACAGTGCGCTGGACAAAGATCACGACGGAAGTATTTTAGACAATCCTTCTCAGGTCGAGGCACGCCAGCAGGAAGGTGGTTCTATTTTGGACCATGTTTTCGGCGGCGAAAAATCAACCGTGGAAAATCAACTCTCTCAGAAAACAGGAATTTCCATGGACAAGATCGGGCCAATTCTCGGTATGTTAGCTCCAATTATCATGGGTTATATTGGCAAGCAGAAACAGTCCAACGGCGTAACTTCCGGCGGTGGTTTGGGCGATTTGTTGGGTGGAATTTTAGGCGGGGCGCAAAGCCAGGCTCAGGCTGAACCTTCCAATCCTTTAAATGACATTTTGGGAAGCGTTCTCGGTGGCGGTTCCCAGGCAAATACCGGTGGAAACCCCTTAAATGATCTCCTGGGCGGAATGCTTGGTGGCGGCAGTCAGCAGCAGCAACAAGGCGGCCTGGGCGGACTGTTAGGAAATATTTTAGGCGGCGGA
- a CDS encoding succinate dehydrogenase cytochrome b subunit has protein sequence MASLTTSSIGRKYAMALSAMFLLSFLVLHLVVNLLSLFGPEVYNNASQFMGYNPLVQFVMQPILVAGVIFHFVLGFILEIRNRAARPIKYGTNNPSENSTWMSRNMIISGLVILAFLGLHMYDFWYHEMNYKYIEGLPIEENRFYTDLHAKFENPIRVGIYIVSFVLLGLHLAHGFQSSFQSVGARHPKYTPVLKAFGTWFSIIIPAGFILIALFHFLTQ, from the coding sequence ATGGCAAGTTTAACCACTTCTTCGATCGGTAGAAAATATGCTATGGCACTTTCGGCGATGTTTTTGCTCTCTTTTTTGGTGTTGCATTTAGTTGTAAATCTGCTCTCGCTCTTCGGTCCGGAAGTTTACAATAACGCGTCCCAGTTTATGGGCTACAATCCTTTGGTGCAATTTGTAATGCAGCCTATCCTGGTAGCCGGCGTTATTTTTCACTTTGTGTTGGGGTTCATTTTGGAAATCCGAAACCGGGCTGCAAGACCCATTAAATACGGAACCAACAATCCTTCTGAAAATTCTACATGGATGTCCAGAAATATGATTATTTCCGGTTTGGTGATTCTGGCCTTCCTCGGGTTGCACATGTACGACTTTTGGTACCATGAGATGAATTATAAGTATATTGAAGGACTTCCAATTGAGGAAAACAGATTCTATACCGATCTTCATGCCAAATTTGAAAATCCGATTAGAGTGGGTATTTATATCGTTTCTTTTGTGCTTTTAGGTTTACACCTGGCGCACGGCTTTCAGTCTTCCTTCCAGTCGGTGGGTGCGAGACATCCAAAATATACGCCGGTTTTAAAAGCTTTTGGAACCTGGTTTTCCATTATCATTCCTGCCGGTTTTATCCTTATAGCATTATTTCACTTCCTAACTCAATAA